A genome region from Magnolia sinica isolate HGM2019 chromosome 8, MsV1, whole genome shotgun sequence includes the following:
- the LOC131252906 gene encoding pentatricopeptide repeat-containing protein At4g11690 encodes MFQPLQSLTLMQKMVKIPPSKALSLFNSSTVQGVQPTHQSSSLILHLLISSRMLAQAQALLLQLLSGNIPSLSFTPSTLLHHLSHTNTNQNSNSTLLLLTLIVDSLIQCQSPCPALSFFDQMITRGFRPRTNTFNNLINLLLKSNSFENALRVFDTARNRIELDSYSFGIMINGCCQLGYLDKAFELLSQIGECGFTPNVIVYTSLIDGCWKNGDFRAAKRLFSEMGELGLVANEFTYTVMINGCFREGLRKDGFELFDEMKMKGVMPNIYTYNSVIYEYCNGGDLSSAFKLFGEMREKGVACNVVTYNTVIGGLCRQKRLMEAERLMGRMTSAHLSPNTITFNVLIDGFCKLGKLAEASRMFDRMKVSGCSPSLVTYNVLIDGFSRGGDLVGASNFFREMKEREIAPSNVTYTILINALVRENDMEKAFEMYSSMEKARLVADVYTYGVLIHGLCVNGNMKDAWKLFRSMIEKGLNPNDVIYNTMIFGYCREGSSYRALRLVKEMGENGMVPNVASYSLTIGVLCKDGKWQDAEVLLDEMVASGLHPCNSIYGRISNAKEKDTLHCS; translated from the coding sequence ATGTTCCAACCGCTTCAAAGCCTCACTCTCATGCAAAAAATGGTGAAAATCCCACCGTCCAAAGCCCTCTCCCTCTTCAACTCCTCCACCGTCCAAGGCGTCCAACCCACCCACCAATCCTCCTCCCTTATCCTTCACCTTCTCATCTCCTCGCGCATGTTAGCACAGGCCCAAGCCCTCCTCCTGCAATTACTCTCAGGTAACATTCCCTCCTTATCCTTCACCCCCTCCACTCTCCTTCACCACCTCTCCCACACCAACACAAATCAAAATTCCAATTCTACCCTCCTCCTATTAACCCTCATCGTTGATTCCCTGATACAATGCCAATCGCCTTGCCCGGCCCTCTCCTTCTTCGATCAGATGATCACCCGCGGCTTCCGTCCCAGAACAAACACCTTCAACAATCTCATCAATCTACTTCTGAAATCCAATTCCTTCGAAAACGCTTTGCGGGTTTTCGACACGGCCAGGAATCGGATCGAATTGGATTCTTACAGCTTCGGTATCATGATCAATGGTTGTTGTCAGTTGGGTTATTTGGATAAGGCCTTTGAATTGCTATCTCAGATTGGAGAGTGTGGTTTTACGCCGAATGTCATTGTATACACTTCGCTGATTGATGGGTGTTGGAAGAATGGTGATTTCAGAGCGGCCAAACGGTTGTTTTCCGAGATGGGGGAGTTGGGTTTGGTGGCAAATGAATTCACCTACACTGTGATGATTAATGGGTGCTTCAGGGAAGGATTGAGGAAGGATGGATTTGAGCTCTTCGATGAGATGAAGATGAAAGGGGTCATGCCTAACATATACACGTATAATTCAGTGATCTATGAGTATTGTAATGGTGGTGATTTGAGTTCCGCCTTCAAACTGTtcggagaaatgagggagaaggGTGTGGCGTGCAATGTTGTGACTTATAACACCGTAATTGGCGGGTTATGTCGGCAGAAGAGGCTTATGGAGGCGGAGAGATTGATGGGTCGGATGACGAGTGCTCATTTGAGCCCGAATACCATCACGTTTAATGTTCTTATTGATGGGTTTTGTAAGTTGGGGAAATTGGCGGAGGCTTCGAGGATGTTCGATCGGATGAAGGTAAGTGGTTGTTCACCATCTTTGGTTACTTATAATGTTCTTATTGATGGATTCTCTAGAGGTGGAGATTTGGTGGGGGCCAGTAATTTCTTTAGAGAAATGAAGGAGAGGGAGATTGCTCCGAGTAATGTAACGTATACGATTCTCATCAATGCTTTGGTTAGAGAGAACGACATGGAGAAGGCGTTTGAGATGTACTCTTCCATGGAGAAGGCTCGTTTGGTGGCAGACGTTTATACGTATGGTGTTCTGATACATGGGTTGTGTGTCAATGGTAATATGAAGGATGCATGGAAGTTGTTCCGATCGATGATTGAGAAGGGTTTGAACCCAAATGATGTGATTTACAATACGATGATTTTCGGGTATTGCAGAGAAGGGAGTTCTTATAGAGCTTTGAGGTTGGTTAAGGAAATGGGTGAGAATGGGATGGTTCCTAATGTTGCTAGCTACAGTCTAACAATTGGGGTTCTTTGCAAGGATGGGAAGTGGCAAGATGCTGAGGTTTTGCTTGATGAAATGGTTGCGTCCGGGTTGCATCCGTGCAATTCGATCTATGGTAGAATATCTAATGCCAAGGAGAAAGACACATTGCATTGCAGTTAA